The following proteins come from a genomic window of Yinghuangia sp. ASG 101:
- a CDS encoding MFS transporter, which translates to MRTYRELFRTPEFTPLFATAGLSVAASTVSGLALGILVHSATGSPLLSALAMFGPSLAQVVGALTLLSAADRVRPRAATTGIAAGLAATTAVSALPGMPVWAIFAILGVEGLIASVAGGIRYGLLHEILAKDGYLLGRSVLNMAVGVVQIVGFALGGVLVALLQPRGALLAAAALSTAAAIVARLRLTDRRPRATGRPSAAATLRVNARLWSSAPRRGVYLALWVPNGLVVGCESLYVSYDSDHAGLFFACAAAGMLAGDTLAGRFLSRRWRERLGAPLRLLLAAPYLLFALAPPLFAALAAVTLASLGYAAGLLLQERLLELTPEELTGQALGLHSSGMLALQGIGALTAGTIAELTTPATAMATAAAASLAVTAALAPRLRARRPVVSA; encoded by the coding sequence ATGCGCACGTATCGAGAACTCTTCCGCACTCCCGAGTTCACGCCGCTGTTCGCCACCGCCGGGCTGTCGGTGGCCGCCTCCACCGTGAGCGGGCTCGCCCTGGGCATCCTGGTCCATTCCGCCACGGGTTCGCCGCTGCTCTCGGCGCTCGCGATGTTCGGCCCCTCCCTCGCCCAGGTCGTCGGCGCGCTCACCCTGCTGTCGGCCGCGGACCGGGTCCGTCCGCGCGCCGCGACGACCGGCATCGCCGCGGGCCTGGCGGCGACGACGGCCGTGTCGGCCCTACCGGGGATGCCGGTGTGGGCGATCTTCGCGATCCTCGGCGTGGAGGGGCTGATCGCCTCCGTGGCCGGGGGAATCCGGTACGGCCTCCTCCACGAGATCCTGGCGAAGGACGGCTATCTGCTGGGCCGTTCCGTCCTCAACATGGCCGTCGGCGTCGTGCAGATCGTGGGCTTCGCCCTCGGCGGCGTCCTCGTCGCCCTGCTGCAGCCGCGCGGCGCGCTGCTCGCCGCCGCGGCCCTCTCCACGGCCGCGGCAATCGTCGCCCGCCTCCGGCTCACCGACCGGCGGCCCCGCGCCACCGGCCGCCCCTCGGCCGCCGCCACCCTGCGCGTCAACGCCCGCCTGTGGTCGTCCGCGCCCCGCCGCGGCGTCTACCTGGCCCTGTGGGTGCCCAACGGCCTTGTCGTGGGCTGCGAATCCCTGTACGTCTCCTACGACTCCGACCACGCGGGCCTGTTCTTCGCGTGCGCCGCCGCCGGCATGCTCGCCGGCGACACACTCGCCGGACGCTTCCTGTCCCGGCGTTGGCGCGAACGCCTCGGCGCTCCCCTGCGGCTCCTCCTCGCCGCCCCCTATCTGCTGTTCGCCCTCGCACCGCCGCTCTTCGCGGCACTGGCCGCGGTCACGCTCGCGTCCCTCGGCTACGCGGCCGGACTCCTCCTCCAGGAACGCCTGTTGGAGCTCACCCCGGAGGAACTGACCGGCCAGGCCCTGGGCCTGCATTCCTCCGGCATGCTCGCCCTGCAGGGCATCGGTGCCCTCACCGCCGGCACCATCGCCGAACTCACCACCCCCGCGACGGCCATGGCCACCGCGGCAGCCGCGTCGCTCGCCGTGACCGCGGCCCTCGCCCCGCGACTGCGCGCGCGTCGGCCCGTCGTCTCGGCGTGA
- a CDS encoding FAD-binding and (Fe-S)-binding domain-containing protein, whose protein sequence is MLRALEHAAPGAVAARATDRLAYAHDASHYLLVPEAVVTPRGAAQVAELLRVSAAYGVPLTFRSGGTSLSGQATNDGVLVDTRRNFRAVEPLDDGMRVRVQPGATVRAVNARLARHGRKLGPDPASEIACTIGGVVANNSSGMACGTEANTYRTLESAVLVLPSGTVIDTGARDADDRLRALEPRIHAGLVRLRDRVRGNPASVATIRRLYALKNTMGYGVNSFLDHTRPVDILTHLVIGSEGTLAFVAEATFRTVPAHPHTVTGLLLFPDLAAATGVLPDLVAAGFAAVELLDATSLRVAQRDPKAAGDLLSHAVRDHAALLVEHRQPTVEALDDRIAATTALMRELPLAAPGVLTADTAAQAALWHIRKGLFTAVAGARPSGTTALLEDIAVPVDRLLATCTDLTGLFDRHGYTESVIFGHAKDGNVHFLVNEHFDRPELLVRYQEFTDELVDLVLGHGGTLKAEHGTGRIMAPYVRRQYGDELHAVMREIKHLIDPRGLLNPGVLISDDPDIHLHHLKSTPTVESEVDRCVECGYCEPVCPSRDVTTTPRQRIVLRREIARARDAGDAALLARLEHDYRYDAVDTCAVDGMCRTACPVHIDTGDLTRRLRAAHTGPTTRTAWATAARHWDGTTRAAAGALNAARATPAALPRAAGAAGRALFGADTVPAWSPELPRGGTRRQPRPVRHPEAVYFPACLSTMFGPAGPAGPAGPAGPAGPAGPDTGLGVRDAFLALCERAGIEIRVPDRIASLCCGTPWTSKGLTDGYTAMRDHTVPILQRATDGGALPVVVDAASCTEGLARMLAEHGITVTDAIAFTDTTILPRLPASRRLPTLVVHPTCASTQLGLNPALVRVASAVAETVVEPDDWNCCAFAGDRGLLHPELTASATAAEAEAVQRTEASAYASVNRTCELGMTRATGRPYRHLLELLEETTRPTSSTPTPAP, encoded by the coding sequence TTGCTCCGGGCTCTGGAACACGCGGCGCCCGGTGCGGTCGCGGCCCGCGCGACCGACCGGCTCGCGTACGCCCACGACGCCTCGCACTATCTGCTGGTCCCCGAGGCCGTCGTCACTCCGCGCGGCGCCGCGCAGGTCGCCGAACTCCTGCGCGTGAGTGCCGCGTACGGCGTTCCGCTCACGTTCCGCTCGGGCGGCACCAGCCTCTCCGGGCAGGCGACGAACGACGGCGTCCTGGTCGACACCCGCCGCAACTTCCGCGCCGTCGAACCACTCGACGACGGGATGCGGGTGCGCGTCCAACCCGGTGCCACCGTCCGTGCCGTCAACGCCCGACTCGCCCGCCACGGGCGGAAGTTGGGCCCCGACCCGGCCAGCGAGATCGCCTGCACGATCGGCGGCGTCGTCGCGAACAACTCCAGCGGCATGGCCTGCGGCACAGAGGCCAACACGTACCGCACGCTGGAATCCGCCGTCCTGGTGCTGCCGAGCGGCACGGTGATCGACACCGGAGCCCGCGACGCCGACGACCGGCTGCGCGCCCTCGAACCCCGCATCCACGCCGGGCTCGTCCGCCTGCGCGACCGGGTGCGCGGCAATCCCGCCTCGGTCGCCACGATCCGCCGCCTGTACGCGCTCAAGAACACCATGGGCTACGGGGTCAATTCGTTCCTCGACCACACCCGCCCGGTGGACATCCTCACGCACCTGGTGATCGGCAGCGAAGGAACCCTGGCCTTCGTCGCGGAGGCCACCTTCCGTACGGTCCCGGCCCACCCGCACACGGTGACCGGCCTGCTGCTGTTCCCCGACCTCGCGGCGGCCACCGGCGTGCTGCCCGACCTGGTCGCGGCGGGCTTCGCCGCGGTCGAACTCCTCGACGCCACAAGCCTCCGCGTCGCCCAACGCGATCCGAAGGCCGCCGGCGACCTGCTGTCGCACGCCGTCCGCGACCATGCCGCACTGCTGGTCGAACACCGGCAACCGACCGTCGAAGCCCTCGACGACCGCATCGCCGCGACGACCGCGCTGATGCGCGAACTCCCGCTGGCGGCACCCGGCGTGCTCACCGCCGACACCGCCGCGCAGGCCGCACTCTGGCACATCCGCAAAGGCCTGTTCACCGCCGTCGCGGGAGCCCGGCCCTCCGGAACGACCGCGCTGCTGGAGGACATCGCCGTCCCCGTCGACCGGCTGCTCGCCACCTGCACCGACCTCACCGGCCTGTTCGACCGGCACGGCTACACCGAGAGTGTGATCTTCGGCCACGCCAAGGACGGCAACGTCCACTTCCTGGTCAACGAGCACTTCGACCGGCCCGAACTCCTCGTCCGATACCAGGAGTTCACCGACGAGCTGGTCGATCTCGTCCTGGGCCACGGCGGCACGCTCAAAGCCGAGCACGGCACCGGCCGGATCATGGCGCCGTACGTCCGGCGCCAATACGGCGACGAACTCCACGCCGTCATGCGGGAGATCAAGCACCTCATCGACCCCCGCGGGCTCCTCAACCCCGGCGTCCTGATCAGCGACGACCCCGACATCCACCTCCACCACCTCAAGTCGACCCCCACCGTGGAGAGCGAGGTCGACCGCTGCGTGGAGTGCGGCTACTGCGAACCCGTCTGCCCCAGCCGTGACGTGACCACCACCCCGCGCCAACGCATCGTGCTGCGCCGGGAAATCGCGCGCGCCCGCGACGCCGGAGACGCCGCACTGCTCGCCCGCCTGGAACACGACTACCGCTACGACGCCGTCGACACCTGCGCGGTCGACGGCATGTGCCGCACCGCCTGCCCCGTCCACATCGACACCGGCGACCTCACCCGCCGCCTGCGCGCCGCACACACCGGACCCACCACGCGGACGGCATGGGCAACGGCCGCGCGGCACTGGGACGGCACCACCCGGGCGGCGGCAGGCGCGCTGAACGCCGCCCGGGCCACGCCCGCCGCCCTGCCCCGAGCCGCGGGTGCCGCCGGACGCGCACTGTTCGGCGCGGACACGGTTCCGGCCTGGTCACCCGAACTGCCGCGCGGCGGAACCCGACGGCAGCCGCGCCCGGTGAGACACCCCGAGGCGGTGTACTTCCCCGCCTGCCTCTCCACGATGTTCGGACCCGCCGGACCCGCCGGACCCGCCGGACCCGCCGGACCCGCCGGACCCGCCGGACCCGACACCGGCCTCGGGGTCCGCGACGCCTTCCTCGCCCTGTGCGAGCGGGCCGGGATCGAGATCCGCGTACCGGACCGGATCGCCTCGCTCTGCTGCGGCACGCCGTGGACGTCGAAAGGCCTCACCGACGGCTACACGGCCATGCGCGACCACACCGTCCCGATCCTCCAACGCGCCACGGACGGCGGCGCGTTGCCCGTCGTGGTCGACGCCGCGTCCTGCACCGAAGGCCTCGCGCGCATGCTCGCCGAGCACGGCATCACCGTCACCGACGCGATCGCGTTCACCGACACCACGATCCTGCCGCGCCTGCCCGCCTCCCGACGCCTCCCCACCCTCGTCGTCCACCCCACATGCGCGTCCACCCAACTCGGCCTGAACCCGGCCCTCGTGCGCGTGGCCTCGGCCGTGGCCGAGACGGTCGTCGAACCCGACGACTGGAACTGCTGCGCCTTCGCGGGCGACCGCGGTCTTCTGCACCCGGAACTCACCGCGTCCGCGACCGCCGCGGAGGCCGAGGCCGTCCAGCGCACCGAGGCGTCCGCGTACGCCTCCGTCAACCGCACCTGCGAACTCGGCATGACACGAGCGACCGGCCGCCCCTACCGACACCTTCTCGAACTACTCGAAGAGACAACCCGCCCCACCTCCTCCACCCCGACCCCCGCCCCTTGA
- a CDS encoding SRPBCC family protein, producing MTGTTPLATTMTDHGDGSVTFVREFDAPREKVFAAYTDPDQIVRFFAPEGLSVPRESVTLEPRPGGRCELTMVMGDMRMPFNGVYLDVVEPEKLAFHVPGDAMRQELTFTDLGAGRTRLTLHQTDVPEQLRGEGAHLGFDSSWNQLAHHLAH from the coding sequence ATGACCGGCACCACCCCGCTCGCGACCACGATGACCGACCACGGCGACGGCTCGGTCACCTTCGTCCGCGAGTTCGACGCGCCGCGCGAGAAGGTGTTCGCCGCGTACACCGACCCGGACCAGATCGTGCGGTTCTTCGCGCCCGAAGGGCTGTCCGTCCCGCGCGAGAGTGTCACGTTGGAGCCCCGCCCGGGTGGGCGCTGCGAACTGACCATGGTCATGGGCGACATGAGGATGCCGTTCAACGGCGTCTACCTGGACGTCGTCGAGCCGGAGAAGCTGGCGTTCCATGTGCCCGGCGACGCCATGAGGCAGGAGCTGACCTTCACCGACCTGGGCGCCGGTCGGACCCGCCTGACGCTGCATCAGACCGATGTCCCCGAGCAACTGCGGGGCGAGGGCGCGCACTTGGGCTTCGATTCGAGCTGGAACCAACTGGCACACCACCTCGCCCACTGA
- a CDS encoding ArsR/SmtB family transcription factor produces MGLWLLDVDTLARGRFVISPLAETVASLLDLERPTACHPAQATWIAAHLPAYRERLARNPVAAAVVRAGFRPTWIADYLVPAPSGDDTPDVDEELRRVRATPPATARADLATALGGGPLPDVLRRDDVPAHSAALLRWVWTRAVLPDWDRRRRVLEADVVARTRQLSDGGWAAALDGLHPHSHWLGDGRLQVNTHDNPPRSLHGAHLLFVPVTRHSGWVAGAQSDRYALVYPCTGALAGHADRPAHRALHALLGPRRARILTLLGTPKSTTHLVALTGSALGSVGGHLKVLLDAGLVRRGRAGRSVLYYRSDTGDALVEAAHHGRTDGGSVGSGAV; encoded by the coding sequence ATGGGGCTGTGGCTGCTCGACGTCGACACCCTGGCACGCGGTCGGTTCGTGATCTCGCCGCTGGCGGAGACCGTCGCGAGCCTGCTCGACCTGGAGCGGCCGACGGCCTGTCATCCGGCGCAGGCGACGTGGATCGCGGCCCATCTGCCCGCCTACCGCGAGCGGTTGGCCCGGAACCCGGTCGCGGCGGCCGTGGTACGGGCCGGGTTCCGCCCCACCTGGATCGCCGACTACCTCGTCCCGGCGCCGTCGGGGGACGACACCCCTGACGTGGACGAGGAGCTGCGTCGCGTCCGGGCGACCCCGCCGGCGACCGCTCGCGCCGACCTGGCCACCGCCCTGGGAGGCGGCCCGCTCCCCGACGTGCTGCGCCGCGACGACGTCCCCGCGCACTCGGCCGCGCTGCTGCGCTGGGTGTGGACCCGGGCGGTGCTGCCGGACTGGGACCGGCGACGGCGCGTCCTGGAAGCCGACGTCGTCGCCCGCACGCGGCAGTTGAGCGACGGTGGCTGGGCCGCGGCCCTCGACGGCCTGCACCCCCACTCCCATTGGCTCGGCGACGGACGGCTCCAGGTCAACACACACGACAATCCACCCCGCTCCCTCCACGGCGCGCACCTGCTGTTCGTCCCGGTCACGCGGCACAGCGGTTGGGTGGCGGGGGCCCAATCCGACCGGTACGCCCTGGTGTACCCGTGCACCGGCGCGCTGGCCGGTCACGCGGACCGCCCGGCACACCGGGCCCTGCACGCCCTGCTCGGCCCGCGGCGCGCCCGCATCCTCACGCTGCTGGGCACCCCCAAGAGCACCACCCACCTGGTGGCGCTGACCGGCTCGGCGCTGGGCTCGGTGGGAGGACACCTGAAGGTGCTGCTGGACGCGGGCCTGGTCCGGCGGGGCCGCGCGGGGCGCTCGGTGCTGTACTACCGCAGCGACACCGGCGACGCCCTGGTCGAGGCCGCGCACCACGGCAGGACGGACGGTGGGTCGGTCGGCAGCGGCGCGGTGTGA